The segment TACCGAGAGGTCATGGAGGCCTACTTCTCCGGCCTGGAGGCCTGTCCGGGTGACCTCTCGGGAGTGTCGTCGGTGGCCTCGTTCTTCATCAGTCGAACCGACAGCGAGGTGGATCGCCGACTCAACGCCCTTGGAACCCCCGAGGCCCTGGCCCTGCGGGGCCGGACGGCCGTCGCGCAGGGACAGGTGGCCTACGACATGTTCCAAGGGGAGTTCAGCGGCCCCCGATGGGCTGCCCTCGTCGATCGCGGAGCCCAGGTCCAGCGACCTCTCTGGGCATCCACCTCGACCAAGAACCCGGCCTACCCCGACACTCTCTACGTGGACAACCTCATCGGACCCGACACAGTCAACACCCTGCCCGACGCCACCCTTGAGGCATTCGCCGACCATGGGACGGTGGCCCGGACCGTGGACGCCGATCCGGCAGCCGCACACGATCTCCTCCGGGCGGTGGACGGTGCCGGCGTTGACCTGGTCGACGTCTCCCGGGTTCTGGAGGAGGAAGGGGTGGCAGCCTTCGTCGCCTCGTTCGATGATCTGCTCGCCGACCTGACCGCCAAGGTTCGTTCCTTCTAGTCCGGTTCGTACCCCAGGAGTAGGTTTCGAAACGCAACGGACTGCTACAGTCCGGCGATGTCTGACACCCCACCGACTGAGGGATGTTCCATCGCCGCCACGCTGGCCGCTGTCGGGGACCGCTGGACGCTCCTGATCCTGCGAGACCTCTTCCGTGGGGTCCGACGGTTCGAGCGCCTCCACCGCGATCTGGGCATTGCCCGGAACCTGCTCACCGATCGGCTGCAGAAGCTCATCGACATGGGCATCGTTCACCGGGTGCCGTACCAGGACCGGCCCGTCCGCAACGAATACCGGTTAACGGCCAAGGGGGTCGACCTCTCCCCCGCCCTGGTGGCTCTCATGGGTTGGGGAGACCGCTGGTACGCGGCCGACGGCCCGCCCACGGTGCTGGTCCACGACGCATGCGGCACCCCGTTGGACCAGGCCGTGTCCTGTCCCCACTGCCACGAGGCGGTCGGCCCCACCCACATCCGGAGTCGACCCGGCCCCGGCAGCACCGTCGGAGCTCTCCTGTGACCCCGGCCGATCTCAAGAGCGACGCGTTGTTAGAAGCCGCCAGGGCCATCCGGGACACCCACCACGGCACTCGGATCACCTACAGCCCGAAGGTCTTCATTCCTCTGACCATGCTGTGCCGAGACCGGTGCGGATACTGCACCTTCGCCCAGCCTCCGGCCCGCCTCCAGACGCCCTACCTCAGCCCTGACGAGGTCCTGGCCATCGCCCACCGGGGCGCCTCAGCCGGATGTCACGAAGCGTTGTTTACACTCGGCGAGCGCCCCGAGCTCCGGTACCCGGTCGCCGCCGACTGGCTGTCCCGCCACGGACACGGATCCACGCTGGAGTACCTGGAGGCTATGGCCGACCTAGTCCTGGCTGAGACTGGACTGCTCCCACACGCCAACGCCGGCGCGCTCCATTTCGAAGAACTAGCTGCCCTCCGGCGGGTCTCACCATCCCAAGGGATGATGGTAGAGAACCTCGTCGAGGACCTGGACTGCCACCGTGGTGCACCGGACAAACTGCCGGCCCGCCGGCTGGCCACCCTGGAGGCGGCGGGACAACTCTCCATCCCATTCACCACCGGGATTCTGATCGGAATTGGCGAGGACCGGGACGATCGGATCGCCGCCCTAGAGGCCATCGCTGCGTCGCATAGACGACACGGGCACATCCAGGAGGTCATAGTCCAAAACTTCCTCCCGAAGCCCGGTACCGCCATGCACGCCTCTCCGGCCTGTCCGACCGACCAGTACCTGGATGCCGTGGCGCTAGCCCGTTTGATCCTCCCTCCAGAGATCCACCTTCAGGCTCCGCCTAACCTGTCGGACGACTTCGGCATGCTGCTCGATGCGGGGATCGACGACTGGGGGGGCGTCTCGCCCGTCACCGCCGACCACGTGAATCCTGAGCGACCCTGGCCACACCTGGATCGGCTCCGTGCGGCCACCGAGCAACGGGGCTTCGCTCTGGCCCCCCGCCTCACCGTCTACCCGGAGTACGTCCAGGACCCCGACCGCTGGCTTCACCCAGACATCCATTTCCCAGTCGCTGACCGTAGCGACGCCGAAGGGCTGGGCCGCGACGATCCCGGGTCGCTCTTCCCGGAGGCCATCGAGGAGATCATTGCCGCCGACGGTGCAGAGGTCCGTCAGGTCGGGCACCGATCCACGGCGTGGTATTCCGGGGTGCCGGTCTCCCCCACCATCCTTGTCCCAGCGAGAAGCGCGGCCCGGGGTCGGATCCGCGAAGTCCTCGACGGAGTCCTGGCCGGGGAACAGGCCGGACACCACGAGTTGCTAGCCCTCTTCCGGGCCCGCGGGCCCGAGGTAGCCGCCGTTGCCGAAGTAGCCGACGAGCTTCGCCGTCGGACCGTCGGAGACCAGGTCACCTGGGTGGCCAACCGGAATATCAACTACACAAATGTATGCACATACAAGTGTCGGTTCTGCGGCTTCTCCAAGGGGCCCCTGTCTCTC is part of the Acidimicrobiales bacterium genome and harbors:
- the tal gene encoding transaldolase — translated: MNRLHELFAREGQSPWLDNLKRSWIASGELERWVERGARGITSNPSIFQKAMTGTDAYDDQLRALAGSGASVEEIYWELVVRDILDALEVLRPVHEASEGLDGYVSVEVDPRLAPDTTGTIQAARELHTRINRPNLYVKIPATAEGIPAIRQMISEGRSVNVTLIFSLDRYREVMEAYFSGLEACPGDLSGVSSVASFFISRTDSEVDRRLNALGTPEALALRGRTAVAQGQVAYDMFQGEFSGPRWAALVDRGAQVQRPLWASTSTKNPAYPDTLYVDNLIGPDTVNTLPDATLEAFADHGTVARTVDADPAAAHDLLRAVDGAGVDLVDVSRVLEEEGVAAFVASFDDLLADLTAKVRSF
- a CDS encoding helix-turn-helix transcriptional regulator, which translates into the protein MSDTPPTEGCSIAATLAAVGDRWTLLILRDLFRGVRRFERLHRDLGIARNLLTDRLQKLIDMGIVHRVPYQDRPVRNEYRLTAKGVDLSPALVALMGWGDRWYAADGPPTVLVHDACGTPLDQAVSCPHCHEAVGPTHIRSRPGPGSTVGALL
- a CDS encoding bifunctional FO biosynthesis protein CofGH gives rise to the protein MTPADLKSDALLEAARAIRDTHHGTRITYSPKVFIPLTMLCRDRCGYCTFAQPPARLQTPYLSPDEVLAIAHRGASAGCHEALFTLGERPELRYPVAADWLSRHGHGSTLEYLEAMADLVLAETGLLPHANAGALHFEELAALRRVSPSQGMMVENLVEDLDCHRGAPDKLPARRLATLEAAGQLSIPFTTGILIGIGEDRDDRIAALEAIAASHRRHGHIQEVIVQNFLPKPGTAMHASPACPTDQYLDAVALARLILPPEIHLQAPPNLSDDFGMLLDAGIDDWGGVSPVTADHVNPERPWPHLDRLRAATEQRGFALAPRLTVYPEYVQDPDRWLHPDIHFPVADRSDAEGLGRDDPGSLFPEAIEEIIAADGAEVRQVGHRSTAWYSGVPVSPTILVPARSAARGRIREVLDGVLAGEQAGHHELLALFRARGPEVAAVAEVADELRRRTVGDQVTWVANRNINYTNVCTYKCRFCGFSKGPLSLNLRGTPYLLTLDEIAGRAADAARMGATEVCLQGGIHPDFDGNYYIDVTRAVRDAVPDIHVHGFTALEVTEGARRLGEPLADYLRRAKDAGLRSLPGTAAEILDDEIRQVLCPDKITTDEWLEAHRTAHALGIRSNVTIMFGSVEHPEHWVRHLLRCRDLQEETGGFTEFVGLPFVHMASPIYLQRRSRRGPTFRETLLMHAVARIAYHGLIDNVQASWVKIGFDGVRQLLRSGVNDLGGTLMDENISRAAGAEHGQLVTRDDLEELVAPLGRTLVQRTTLYGPVERGHRLEVTRRHDGRALLPVVGA